AAGCGCAGCCTGCGGGGCGCGCATTTGGCCGAGGCATGGCGCCTTCGATCTGGGCAAGCTGGTCAGGGCGCGGGCCGATCCGCGGGATCGACGCCATCAAACCCGAAGTGTAGGGGTGTTTGGGATTGGTCAGAACCTCTTCGACCGCACCGATTTCGACAATTCGGCCAGCATACATGACAGCGACCCGGTCGGCTGTTTCAGCAATCACGCCCATGTCATGGGTTACGAGCAGCACAGCCACACCGGTTTCGCGCGCAAGTTTTCGCAAGAGTGCGATGATCTGTGCCTGAACGCTCACATCGAGAGCGGTTGTCGGCTCGTCTGCGATCACCAAGCTAGGCTCGGCGCAGAGGGCGAGCGCGATAACGACGCGCTGGCGCATCCCGCCGGAGTATTGGTGCGGGTAAGTGTCGATCCGCGCCTCGGGTGCTGGAATGCCAACACGACGCAGCCAGTCGATGGCCCGCTCGCGGGCTTCGACCTTGGACAGCTTGAGGTGCGTTTGGATGGTTTCGATCAGTTGCTCTCCAACGGTCAACACGGGGTTGAGGCTGGTAAGCGGGTCTTGGAAGATCGCGCCAATTTTGCGCCCGCGAATGCGACGCATTGCTTCCGGGCGAAGGGTGTCGATGCGCTGTTCTTCGAGCGTGATCTTCCCTTTGGTGATCCTTCCCGGTGGTTCGATGAGGCCGATGATAGCGGCGCCTGTCATAGACTTGCCCGCACCACTTTCTCCGACCATGCCCAAGATCTCTCCGGGTGCGACAGACAGGTTCACATCTTCAATCGCGTGGACGACGCCTGCACGACCCGGAAAAGTCACAGTCAAATTTTCGACGGTCAAAAGGGTCATTTTTTCTACCTCAACTTAGGGTTCAGAGCGTCACGCAGCCAGTCGCCCAGCAAATTCACGGCAAGCACAAGAGCCACCAGCACAACCGAAGGAAAGATGACCACCCACCAGATGCCCGAGAACAAATACTCG
This genomic window from Rhodobacteraceae bacterium D3-12 contains:
- a CDS encoding ABC transporter ATP-binding protein, whose translation is MTLLTVENLTVTFPGRAGVVHAIEDVNLSVAPGEILGMVGESGAGKSMTGAAIIGLIEPPGRITKGKITLEEQRIDTLRPEAMRRIRGRKIGAIFQDPLTSLNPVLTVGEQLIETIQTHLKLSKVEARERAIDWLRRVGIPAPEARIDTYPHQYSGGMRQRVVIALALCAEPSLVIADEPTTALDVSVQAQIIALLRKLARETGVAVLLVTHDMGVIAETADRVAVMYAGRIVEIGAVEEVLTNPKHPYTSGLMASIPRIGPRPDQLAQIEGAMPRPNARPAGCAFGPRCPHRMEICGQQRPELRTTQLDSVACHLQEEVSA